Below is a genomic region from Macaca thibetana thibetana isolate TM-01 chromosome 1, ASM2454274v1, whole genome shotgun sequence.
ACCAGGAAAGCAAAGGGGGCACCAGCCCACTACATTTTGGTTCAGCTTTTTCACATCTGGCTGAAAAGCCACAGAGAACTACAAATCATTACTGCATCATTGGCTTTTAATGGGCTGCCATTATTCCTCATCAGAAATCTTCCTCACCCATATTAGACAGAAGAGCAAACTGGAGCTGAGAAGCTGAGAGGCCAGGTTAGGCTCGGGAGGCTGCTGGAAAGCCCATGGAACTGGCTGACTCCCCGTGCACGGTACTGAGAATAGGGCCTTTTCCCATACAGTAGGCTGCGTTCTGCTTACCAGAGACCTACAAGTAATCCACACCCACCAGTCCTAGGACCCAAAGCCCAGGGAGATGATCCGGGGCATCCCGAGAACGGGAAGGTCCCTAACTTGGGAAAGTGAGTTACTGGAGAAACAGGGGAAGAAGTCCAGCCCCGGGGTTCAGAAACTCCAAAGAATTCCAGATGTGTTCCTCTCCACCCACTTCCTCAGCGGAGACCCAGGAAAAGTTCAGGATCCCCCAAGCCTCCTCTTCCAAACTCAACCCAAGGCTCCTCGCACCCAGACTGGGGTCTGGGGGGCCTCTCCctggccccctccctcccccagcccagccgGCCCGGCTCACCTTTGGGCAGTTTGGATGCGTTTTCCTGGATCCAGGAGAAGAGGTGGGCGAAGTCACAGTCGCAGAGCCAGGGGTTCCCGTCCAGACGCAGGGAGCGCAGCGCGGGCAGCGCGGCCAGGGCAGCCACGCTGAGGCTGCGCAGGTTGTTGTCGTTGAGCTCCAGCACCTGCAGCGACTCCAGGGTCTCGAAGGCGGCCTCGTGCACGCCCGCCAGGTTGTTGTTAGCCAGACTAAGCTTCACCAGCCTCCCGGCCGAGCGGAAGGCGCCGGCGCCCAGCTGGGTCAGGTTGTTGTAGCTGAGGTCGAGGAATACGAGCTTGGCCGAGCCGCTGAACGTGCCCTCCTCCAGCGAGCGCAGCGAGTTGTTCCTGAAGTCCAGGTAGACCAGGTCGCCGTAGAAGATGAAGAAGTCCTCGGGGATCTGCTGGATGCGGTTGCCGGCCACCAGCAGCTTGCGCACGTCCAGGGGAAAGGGGTCGGGCACGCTGGGCAGCCCGCGGTCGCTGCAGTCCACGGTGTGCGGGTCGGTGCAGGCGCAGCCCGCGGGGCACGCGTGCCCGGGCGCGAGCAGCAGCAGGAGGCTGCAGAGCCGGAGCGCCGCGGCGGCGCAGGCTGGGGCGCGGGGGCGCATGGCCGCGGGGCCCGCGCCGGCCGCGGCGACACCGAGGCGGCTCTCGGAGCGAGTCCTGGCGCGGGGCGGCGCGAGGCGGCACGGTGAGGCACTGGCTGCCGGGCGCCGGGAGCCGGAGGGCGGCCCGGGCGGGGAGGGCGTGCGCCCGGGCGCGCGAGGGCTATGGAGCGCGGCGCAGAAGGACTGGGGGAGCCCGGACAGTAGGGACGGAGAGGGGAGCGGGGGAGGGAGGGGCGAGGGACTCACCAAAGGATTTCCCCGGACAGGAAATTAACCCGCTAGAAAAATCCCTTGGGAGAGGCAGGAGCGGTAGGGGGGGCCGAGTGGCCGTCGCCAAAACGCAGTCCCACCCTGGCAGCTGATTTCCGAGATCGGGAAGTAAGACGCCGCGCTGCACTTGACGTCTAAGTTCAGTTACCAAGCCCAGGAGCGGTTTCCTTAAGGCGTGTCCCGGGCGTGCGCCCCGCCCCCTCGCGCCCGCCTGGTGCCAAATCACGCTCCCTGCACGCCACCCCATGTCGCTGAAGGGAGTGGGACCTGGGTCACTCTGACTCTGCTCCGGGGGCAATCCCCGCAGTCTCTCGGGTGCCGCGCCAGGGGCTGCTGGTCTGAATTTGGGCGGGGTTCCAAGGAGAGAGATAGTGGCTGgtcttcccttttccctcccccaCCTGCACTTGAACCATCTTAGGCCGGAGGGTGAGTGAGACAGGTGGTTGCCAAGGCCCCCGCTGTGGCCTAAAGGAAGGCCAGGGCCAGTCAGCACTTTCATGCTGGCCCCGAACTTCTGGATGGAACTGGCATCCACGCAAGGATCAGCTGCGGGTCTGACAGGTCCAGCCGCTGAGGCTCTGAGGCCTGGAGTCACCAGGTCTGGCTTTcaagctgtgtggcctcagaCCAGTGCCTCTGCCTCTCCGAACCTGGCAGCTCCATTTGTGAAATGGGAAAGGGTAGTATATATCTCACCAGCTTTGAGGGAGGACCAAGAAGTCAATAACAAAGTTCAAAAATTATCTTCGCCTCTCTCCCCCTCAAAACCCCACCTTGGATAGCCTAGGGAGGCAGTCGGGAATGTGCCAAGGCTGAGATGAAAGGACAGTGAAGAACTGCTGATATCAGCCTCCGACACCGGCAGGAAAATTCCCTCTTCACCACCCCCATGCCAAACTCCTTTCCTTCTCATTCTAGAAACTTCTGTATGGGGAGGGGTCCCCACAGAGCTATCAAGAGATTGTCCTGCTGTTGGCTATTTTGGTCCAAATGGCCTGGAATTGACAGACTCCCACTAGACCAAAATAACCCAGGGAACAGCTGTTGGGCAGCGGCCCCCGGAGACCCTGCCCTGGCCCCTGGCCGTGCTGGGGATTGGTGGAGCCTCGGATTCTGAAGCCATAAAGCTAAGCCCTCGGCCTTCTTCCAAAGGTACAGGCCGACTTGATGCCTCTGAGCCATGGGATGAAAGCACTGATCCACTGGGATGGAGCCAAGGGCTCAACAGATGAGCATATTTGCAGAAGCCCTGGGGAAGAGGCGGGGGAGACCCAGGGGGAAGCTTTGAGGCACCTGGAGTCCTGCAGCTCTTCCCCTACTTACATTCCAGGCCACTAAGCCAGACCTCCCTGAgttctccatctctgtctccacTCTCCCAGGGTGTGCAATTTGCGGTTGCCATCCCCAGCTTCAAGGGCTCAGCTTCCCCACCCCGGTCTCATGCTCTTAAAGAGGCAGGTGCCCGGGGGAGTGGTCTGAATGCTCCCAGAGTGGATGAAAATGCTTCTGCCTACATAAATGATGCATAAATTACAGAAGAGTCACACAAAGTGCAGGCAGGTGGCAGAATAAACACATCTCCCACCCTTGCAACTCTGCAAAAGCAGCCTGAACCGAACTGTTGCACTCTGCCAATCTCAGGCTTGGCTTTGGCTGCTCCCTCCTGTACTGAGGGGAACCTATTACTGGTTTGAGCCCTTAGCATCATTGTTTCATGACACCCGCATTTGGCTGGGCTGCCATCTTGCATGTGCATGCCGTGTATCTGTATGTCTGAGTGTGTGCACGAGCCCTCTCTGCCAAGTGGTCTGGTTGGCTGGAGCACTGGCCTGTATGAATCAAGACCCTGGGTCTGCCCTGGCCCCAGAATCTTTCACAAGCCACTTGATCTCTCTGGGGACTTCTCAGCCCGGGTCCCCAGATACTATGAAGAGGAGgtcttttccaaatttaaaaaagtCTGGTGAAAATTAGGCCTTTATCTTTGAGGAGATCTCCCGCATTAAATTCTGCAATTCTTGGCAGTGAACTTAATGGTAGCGCTAGTCCTTTTGTGCAGAACTGGCATTCATAGGtgactttaagaaaaacaaagatggccgggcgcggtggctcaagcctgtaatcccagcactttgggaggccgagacgggcggatcacaaggtcaggagatcgagaccatcctggctaacacggtgaaaccccgtgtctactaaaaaatacaaaaaaaaaactagccgggcgaggtggtgggcgcctgtagtcccagctactcgggaggctgaggcaggagaatggcgtgaacccgggaggcggagcttgcagtgagctgagatccggccactgcactccagcctgggcaacagagcgagactccgtctcaaaaaaaaaaaaaaaaaaagaaaaacaaagatgagtTTCTACTTAATAAATGCAAGTATTTAGTTGACAACGGCTTGCAAAACAGGGGAATGCATGGTAGTAAAATATTAAGAGGGGCTCTCGGTAACAAACCTGTTGAGAAATACCACTCctagccttgatttcctcatcctgaaactaaggaaaaaatacctttcttcttcatttccacAGACAACGTGACGGCCACATGGAGAAGTATTTGTATGGGAACATGATTTGAAAGGTCTCTGGAGAAATATTGCAGATAAAAGTGGCCACAAATCTTGCCATGGCAGGAATGACTTGTTTCCACGAGTGTCCCCCAAAGTTCCTTGGATCCAAATGtaagcattcttttcattaatatCAGCAGAACTAGACATGGTTGGGCtttgtggggagcagggaggtaTCTCAGATTCCAGAGCTCTCATCCCTTGGGGGAAATGCAAGCTTCGCCACCTCTAATTTTTTCTCCCGACAAATAAAACAGAGCCATGACCTCAGCAAGGTCACAATATGAGTCAGTGACAGGTGCTGGAAATAGAACACAGGCATTCTGAGTCCTCACCTGCGCCACTCACCAATTCACCCACTCACCCCCTCCCCAGGAAGGGAGTCTCTTATCCTTGACAGCCAACACTGCAGGTAACAAACATTGCAGGTAACAGAGAGGAACCTTGGGAGATTCCGCTTGTCAGCTCTGTTTCCGTATGTATTCTCAGAGTCAGCACACCTTGTAATTCCTATTCAACAGGCTCAAAGCAGGAGTGTGGCAAATACCCAAGGTATCCCCATGATTTAAAAACCTGATGTCATGccttccccaacccccacccccagcggAATCCTCACTCCTCTCTGTGTTCTCTGAGCTACAGAGCACGTCATGTCTCAGTCTCCATCCTTGTCCAATTCCCCATGAGGCTGGGCCTTGGGAAGCTATGTGCAAGGCGGTACCCAGGAAACCCCACCCTACGATGCCCGGTTGCTATAAGCaagaaaaattcaataataagaatATCCCCCTTTGGTCACCAGACTGACATTTATATTAGCCAAAATCCTATGCCTCGAGTTATAAACAAGATGCTGCCAGTATTTTATGTGTAGAAGTTGAAGTGCAAATACCAGGTTTGAATGATGAGAGTATGGCTGGTGTTTGGTGATGTCATTTGCGTTACTGGCATGTTTCACCTCTGAGCAGCACCTGGCTGACCTGGCCAGGGAGCGTGAGGACATCCCATGGGCCCCAGGAAAGGAGACACGCTCTAGCCCTTGACTTGGGGCAGCCTGCCTCGACGGAACAGCTCCCTGCTCCACGGACACAGCTGTGTCTTTGTCACCAGCCCGTTAACTGACTGAACCCAAGCAACTCCAACTCCGTGTTCCCGTCGTACGGCCGCTGCCCTTTTTAGCTACCACCGCTAGGGGGCACCACCTGCTGCCTGCACTGCTCAAAACTGAGCGCTTCTCTCAACGCAGTTTACTCTCTGGAGCAAGCCTGGACCCACGTTTTAGAAGAAAAACTCCCGCCTCTAGTTTCGCCTCTGGCAGCAGGAAATGAATCTTCCACCAGCATAAATGGGAGCCAGGATGGTGGTAGCCGTTGGGTACATGGGTTTGAAATTAGAcagatcttgggcaagttacttaacttttctaagcctcagttttcccatctaggAAATGGGATAATACTAATGTCTACTTCACTGGGTTgtcatgaggatgaaatgaggtgTCTGTCAAGGGCTTAGCAGTGAAACTGACACGTAGTGGAAACACAATAAATGGTAACTGCATGATGATCTATTTATCCACATGGAGCAAATAAAGGTTTCATGTAGACGGATATTCTTCAGATAAAGAACTTACGTGTTTATTTCTCTGGAATATACTAACTAGTGATGCCCTAACATTTTAGGGTCAGTTGTAGTAACTCTCCCTGCCCTGAACCACTCTCTGCTCCAAGTGTAGCCCATTtgagacagacacacaccccTACACCCCCGAGCCCTCTCCAGCTCTGGCTGACTCTGTGATCACAGTTATAGGGGAGCGGCTTCCCTCCTTCTGGCCTGCTGGCTTGGTTGGTCTGAGCATGGGCAGGCTAATGAGACGGAGGACACAGGGTCAGTCCCTCAGCCTGGCACAAGGAGACATCTGTTCTCTGCTCACAACCGGGGCTCCTAATGCTGGCCAGCCATCCAGAAAATGTGTGACCTTGAGTAGGGTTGAAGAAGGGTGGAGAGAGTTTTGCCCCGTCCCaggaggagaaaaacaagaatCCAAAGTGCCATCCTCCCATAGGTAGGAGTTGCAAGCCCTGGGAAGCCGGGGAGTCATCCCCAGTTCCTCGTTACGTGACCCTCTCTGGATCCACTGGCAAACCCCCTTTGGCTCTGCTTCTCTGCATCTCCACCACTACCTCCTGAGCCCAAACTGGCATCATCTTTTACAGCAGCCCCTGGCTGGCCAGCTGGCTCCCACTCTCGCCCATCCCCCACCCACACAATATTTAAGGAAGCCAAAGTGACCCTTTGAAAATACACATCAGATCAAGTCACCTCCCTTCTTAGACACCTCCAGTGACTTCCTG
It encodes:
- the LRRC38 gene encoding leucine-rich repeat-containing protein 38, encoding MRPRAPACAAAALRLCSLLLLLAPGHACPAGCACTDPHTVDCSDRGLPSVPDPFPLDVRKLLVAGNRIQQIPEDFFIFYGDLVYLDFRNNSLRSLEEGTFSGSAKLVFLDLSYNNLTQLGAGAFRSAGRLVKLSLANNNLAGVHEAAFETLESLQVLELNDNNLRSLSVAALAALPALRSLRLDGNPWLCDCDFAHLFSWIQENASKLPKGLDEIQCSLPMESRRISLRELSEASFSECRFSLSLTDLFIIIFSGVAVSIAAIISSFFLATVVQCFQRCAPNKDAEDEDEDEDE